The DNA sequence GTGGGCCTGGTCGAGGACGCCGGCGGGGGCGACTACGTGCCCGGTCCGGCCATCGTCGAGCTGGACCGCCAGATCCGCCTGCACGATCCGCTGATCGCCGCCGCGCGCGAGCCGATGGCCACGCTGGCCGAGCGCACCGGCGGCACCGTGCTGCTGTGCCGGCTGCACGGGCTGAAGGTCATGTGCGTGCACCAGCACCCGGGGCGGCTGGGCCCCTCGTCGGTGAGCTACGAGCGCGGCCGCGCGATGCCGCTGCTGCAGGGCGCGACCTCCAAGGCCATCCTCGCGCACCTGGACGACGCCTCCGTGCGCGAGCTGATCGAGCATGACCCGGCGGCGTTCCGCCGCGCCGGGCTGGAGCCCGAGCTGGAGGCCGTGAGGCAGCGCCTGTCGCAGTGGCGTCGCCAGCCGGTGCTGCGCACCGCGCGCGAGGTGGACCCCGACGCGATGGGCTGGGCCGTGCCGCTGATCGTCAACGAGCGCGTGATCGGCAGCCTGAGCGTGGTGCTGTCGCGCGCGGCCGAGCCGACCAGCGACGATGAACTGGTCGAGCAACTCGACGCGCTGGCCCACCACATCGAGGCGCGCTACGCGCCCCACCCTTGAATTCCCCTATCCTGTCCATGAGCAACTCTTCTTCTACGCTGCGCGCCGACGTGCTGATCGTCGGCGCCGGCCCGGTCGGCCTGACGCTGGCCAACCTGCTGGGCACCTATGGCGTGCGCACCGTCATCATCGAGCGCCACGACGCGACCGTGCACGAGCCGCGCGCGGTGTCGATCGACGACGAGAGCCTGCGCACCATGCAGGCCGCGGGCCTGGTCGACGACGTCGTCAAGGACGTCGTGATGGGCTACGGCGTGCGCTACTTCTCGTGGCGCGGCAACCCGTTCGCCGCGATCCAGCCGACGCGCCAGGAATACGGCTACCCGAAGCGCAATGCGTTCCGCCAGCCGCTGCTGGAAGCCACGCTGGCGCAGGGCACGCGGCGCTTCGGGCACGTGTCGCTGCTGTTCCGCCACGAGCTGCTGTCGTTCGAGCAGTCGGCCACCGGCGTGACCGCGCAGGTGCGCCACGACGGCGGCGAGCTGACCATCGAGGCGCCGTGGATGGTGGCCTGCGACGGCGGCCGCAGCCCGGTGCGCGAGATGCTGGGCATCCCGCTGGAAGGCGAGACCTATCCCGAGCGCTGGCTGATCGTCGACCTGGCGCAGCGCACGGTGCCGCTGCGGCATACCAGCACCTTCTGCGACCCGCGCCGCCCGGCGATCCGCCTGCCCGGCCCGCACGGCACGCTGCGCTACGAGTTCATGCTGCGCCCGGGCGACCGCGACGAGGAGGTGCTCGACGAGAAGAACTTCCGCGCCTGGATCGCCAACCGCGAGCCGCAGGACACCGAGCTGCCGCTGGTGCGCAAGGTGATCTACACCTTCCACGCGCGTGTCGCGCAGCGCTGGCGCGAAGGCCGCGTGTTCCTCGCCGGTGACGCGGCCCACCTGACGCCGCCCTTTGCCGGCCAGGGCCTCAACAGCGGCATCCGCGACGCGACCAACCTGTCGTGGAAGCTGGCCGCCGTGGTACGCGGCCAGGCCCCGGAATCCATCCTGGACACCTACGAGAGCGAGCGTCGCCCGCACGCCTCGGCGCTGATCCGGATGGCGCTGCGCATCGGCCACTTCATGCAGCCCAAGTCGGTGTTCGGCGCCGCGGTGTCGCAGGCCGCGCTGCGCGTGGCCTGCCTGCTGCCGCCGGTGCGCGACTACATCCTGCAGCTCAAGTTCAAGCCCAAGCCGGTACTGGAGCGCGGCTGGTACCAGCCCTCGCCGGTGGCACCGAAGGCCGAGCTGCTGACGCAGCCGCGCGTGGAGCTGCCCGACGGCCGCCACGTGCTGATGGACACGGTGCTGGGCGGCGACTACGCGGTGCTGGGCTGGGACTCGCCGGCCTTCCGCGCCGCAGCGGCGCGCCTGCTGCCGCCCGGGGCGCCGGGCCGCGTGGTCGGCGTGCTGCGCCAGGAGCTGGACTTCATCGGCACGCTGCCACAGGACATGGCGCTGGTGCGCGACGTCACCGGCGAGCTCGCCCAGTGGCTGGATGCGCGCGGCGCGGTCGCCGTGGTGATCCGCCCCGACCGCTACTGGTACGCGCTGGTGGCGCCCCAGGCGCTCGGCGCCTCGCAGGCCCAAAGCCTGCCCCTGCCGGTGCAGGCACGCGCCGCATGAATGCGCGACGGCCCGGCAAGGCCGGGCCGCCTGCAAAGGAAAGAAGGAATCCGTGCGCGCCCCGTGCGGTCAGTCCGCCCCGAGCACCTCGGTGAGGGTGTCGCGCACCAGCTGCGCCGCCTCGGTGACCAGCGCGCTCGGCAGCACGCGCACCGGCGAGATCAGCGACAGCACCACGTCCAGGTTGGTGCCGGAGATCTTCTGCCAGGCCATCGGCGGCAGGCGCGAGATCTTGCGCAGGCTGTTGGGCATGATGGAGTAGCCGATGCCCTGCGCGACCAGCTCCATCACCGCCGGCGTGGAGTCGATCTCGAGCACGATGTTCAGGTTCAGCCCCAGGCGCGTCGCCGCGGCCTCGAGCATCGGGCGCACCCACTGGTTGCCGTGCGGCAGGATCAGCGGCAGGCGCGTGACGTCTTCCAGCGAGACTTCCGACTCGGCCGAGCCAACCGGCTCGGGACCGATCAGGCACAGCGGGTCGGCCACCAGCGGCACCACGCGCAGGCTGCTGGAGTGCAGCGGGTTGAGCACCAGCGCGAAGTCCAGCTGCCCGAGCAGCACGCGCTCGTACAGCAGGCCGGACAGCCCCTCGACCACGCTGATCTGGGCACGCGGGAAGCGCTCGACCATGCGCGGCATCAGCGTGGGCACGATCAGCCGGCCCATGCTGGGCGTCAGGCCGATGCCCAGCCGCCCGGTGAGCATGGACTCGGTGTCGCGGATCGCCGCGATGCCCTGGTCCACCGTGTGCAGCACCGAGCGCGCGTACTCGAGGAACTTCTTGCCGGCCTCGGTGGGCAGCACGCCCCGGCCGTGGCGGTGGAACAGGCTGGCCCGCAGCTCGACCTCCAGCGCCCGGATCTGGCGGCTGAGCGTGGGCTGGGGCACGTCGAGCAGGTCGGCGGCCCGGATGTAGCTGCCCGCCTCCGCGACGGCCACGAAATTGCGTAACTGCGCGATGTCCATGGCGGGGATTATCCGCCTGCCGCCTTGCGCCTCAACGGGGTGATGCGCCGGCCGATGGCCGCCGCGGTTTCCTGCAGGCGCTTGGCGCAGTCGCGGATCAGGCGGCCGTCCATGCCGCGCGGCAGCTCGCTCAGGCGCACCACCAGGGCCACCTGGCCGTCGGCGTCGTGGACGGGGGCGGAGATGTGCAGCACGTCGTAGCGCTGGTCGTCCAGGATCTCGGCCGGCTCGTGCAGCGCCGAGGTGGCCTGCACCAGCGCCAGCAGGCGGCGCTCCTGCTCCGGCGTGCGGTGCGGGTTGGTGTAGAGCTCGATGCCTTCTTCCAGGTCGGCCTTCTCGTGCCCGTTGCACAGGCAGATCGACCAGCCGCGCTCGCGCACGCGCGCCAGGCGCTCGCGCGCAGCCTCGCGCACCGACTCGTCGCAGCGGCCCAGGCGCGACAGCCAGGTCTCGTCGTCGGGCGAGCCGGGCTGGCCGACGAACAGCGCGCCCATCGGGGGCACGATCGGCACGTGGAAGCCCAGGCGGCTCGAGCCGCGGCGGTTCAGCGAATAGTTGGCCACCGCGACGTAGACGCTGTCGCGGCCGGTGGAGGCCAGCAGCGCGCATTCGGCCGACAGGCGGGCCGCCAGCGTCTCGATCTCCTCGCGCGCCGCCTCGGCCAGGCCCACGGCCTGCAGGGTGTCGCGCTCGGCGGCAGCCACCAGCGGCCCGGTCGAGAAGCCACCGTAGCCGCGCTGGAAGAACAGCAGCGGCGTGGTGTTGCGCTCGAGGTTCATGTCGAGCACGGCGCCCAGCACGATGTAGTGGTCGCCGGCTTCGATGATGTTGTCATAGGTGCAGTCGATCCAGGAGACCACCCCGTCGATGACGGGGTTGCCGGCCGGGCTGGCATGCCAGGGGATGGAAGCGAACTTGTTCTCCCCCGGCGCGGCCAGCTTGCGGCAGATCGGCTCCTGGTCGGCCGCCAGCACGTTGATGCAGAAGCTCGGCGACTTGCGCATCAGGTCGAAAGTGCGCGAGCTCTTCATCGGCAGGAACGCCACCAGGGGCGGTTCCAGCGACACCGAGGTGAAGGTGCCGACCACCATGCCGATCGGCGCCCCTTGCGCATCCATCGCGGTCACGACGGCCACGCCGGTGGGATAACTCCCCAGCACTTCACGGAAGCGGTTGGGATCGATCGCGCGAGGAGCGGTTGCGTTGTCCATGGGCGCCTCTCGGTTCTGGTGGTCCGGCGACCGTCAGATGATGACGCCCGGCGCGACCGGCAGGTCGTACAGCGTGCCGGCGTACGCCGCGTAGACCATGTCGTCCTGGTTGCAGGCGTGGCCCAGGGCCACCGACAGGTCACGCCACTGGCGCTGGATCGGGCTGGACAGGCGACTGGCGTTGCCGCCGGCGTGGCGGAACACCTGGAAGCCGATCTCGGCCGCACGGCGCACCGCGCGCACCTGGCGCACGCGGGCACGGCGCTGCACCGAGATGTCCACCTTCTCGCCGCGCTTGGCGATCTCGAAGGCCTCGCGCACGCCGGCCAGCACCGCCTCCTTGGAGGCTTCGATGTCGGCGATCGCGGCGCCCAGGGCCGCCATCTGGTACGGGTTGTTGGTGGACTTCAGGCCCCGCGTGGTGCGCGACGCCGCATAGTCGGCGAAGTGGCGCACCAGGCCGTCGGCGATGCCCACCGTCGCGGCGGCGATCGCCCCCGGGAAGATCAGGTCGAACGGCACCTGGTACAGCGGGATGCCCGGGCGGTTGGCCGACGCGTACTCCTGGTTGTTGAGCTTGTCGACGTCGATGGTGCGGTAGTCCGGCACGAAGGCGTCCTTGACCAGGATGTCCTTCGAGCCCGTGCCCTGCAGGCCCATCACCTGCCACGAATCCTGCAGGATCTCGTAGTCCGAGCGCGGCAGGATGAAGTGGAACTTGCGGGTGAAGGCGTCCTTCGGGCCGTTTTCATCTTCGGCCAGCACGCCCAGCACCGCCCAGGTGCAGTGGTCGCTGCCCGACGAGAACGGCCAGCGGCCGTTCAGGATGTAGCCACCTTCGACGCGCTTGGCGCGGCCGAAGAAGGCGTACGGCGACGAGGTCCAGGTGTCGTGGTCCTTGCCCCACACCTCTTCCTGCATGCGCGGGTCGCCCTGGCCGAACTCGAACGGGTGGATGCCCACCACGCCGGCCACCCAGCCGATCGACGGCGCCAGCGCGGTGGTTTCCATCACGACCTTCAGGAAGTCGCAGGGATCGGATTCGAAGCCGCCGTACTGCTTGGGCTGCAGCATGCGCACCACGCCGCTTTCCAGCAGGATCTTGGCCGCGGCGTCGCTGACGCGGCCCAGCTTATCGCTGGGTTCGACCTCGGCCTTGATGCGTTCGGCGTTGGCCTTGATGAATTCGAGGACGGAACTCATGTAGTGTCTCCTTCTGGCGGTCGCCCGGCTCAGGCCGCGGCGCCGTTGTCGTTGTCGTCGTACACGTAGAGGAACGGCGACAGTTCGCGGTGCTGGTTCACGTGGCCCCACAGGGTCGCGCTGTCGTAGTGGCGCGGCACCCACAGGTCCTGGTCCACGGTCATGCCGCCCCAGCCGTACTCGATGCGGAAGTTCGACGGGGTGTGCATGTAGAACGACACCACATGGTCGTTGGCATGACGGCCCAGCGTGCGGGTGATCGGCACGCCGCGCTCGTGGCACAGGTCGTAGGCGAAGCCGACGTCGTCCAGCGCGTTGACTTCCAGCATCAGGTGCAGGAAGGCCGGCTTCTTGATCGGCGGCTGCGCGATGGCCAGCGAGTGGTGGCGGCCGTTGACATGGAAGAAGTGGGCCTTGATCGGGCCCTCCTGCACCGTGTCGGACTGGTGGAAGCCCATCACGTCCATGTAGAAGCGGCGCGCCGCTTCCAGCTCCGGTACGCCCAGCACCACGTGGCCCAGGCCCTGGTCGCCGGTGCGGAAGCCGGTCAGCGCGCGGCCCGGCCGGAACGGCGCGGTCGCGTGCATCAGGCCCCAGGCCAGCTCGTGGCGGAAGCCGACCGGGTCGCGGAAGGCGTAGAAGCCTTCCACCGAGCGCTCCGCGGCCTGCTCGGCCGTGGCACGCTCGATCTGGATGCCGGTCGCCGCGACGCGGTCGGCCAGCGCCCGCGCCGCCGCCTCGTCCTTCATCGACCAGCCGATGTAGGCCACGCCGTCATGCGTGCCCGGGTGGATGACCAGGCGGTAGGCCACGTCGTCGATGCGCAGGCGCACCGCGCCGTCCGGGCCGTTGCCCACGAACTCGGCGCCCAGCACTTCGGGGCCGAAGGTCTCCCACTCCTTGTAGGCCGGCGACTTGACGCCGAAATACGCAAGGGACTGGATCATGATGCCCCTCCTCAGGGGTTGGGGTTGCCCTGGATGAAGGCGTCGACGCTGCGGTTGAACTCGTCGGAGTGCTCCAGCTGCACCCAGTGGCCGCACTTGCTGATGACCAGCATGCGCGAGTTCGGGATGGCGCGGGCCAGGTGCGCGGCGGCGGTGAACGGCACCGTGCGGTCGTCGCGGCCGTGCATCAGCAGGGTCGGGCACTTGATGGTCGGCAGCTTGGTCTGGTCGATCGGCACCATCGGCTTGCCGTGGCCGCTCTTCCAGCCTTCGATGTGGTCCGGGCGGGCCAGCAGGGCAGCCACGCGCTCCTTCACGAACTCGTCGGTGACGATGCTCTGGTCATAGGCCATCACCGAGATGAAGCGGCGCATCGTCTCGGGGCCGGGCTCGAAGTAGGCGGCTTCCAGCGCCTTGACGCCTTCGCTCAGGCCCAGCGGCTCCAGGAAGGAAGGCACGCCGCAGGACGAGCCCATCGTGATCAGGTGCGAGACCAGGTCGGGACGCTCGTAGGCCAGGCGGATGCACGAGGAGCCGCCCATCGAGTTGCCGACGACGGCCGCGCGCTTGATGCCCAGCTCGTCCAGGAACTCGGCCAGCACGCCGCTGTTGTTGCGCTTGTCGTACGTGACGGACTGCGACTTGCCCCAGCCCGGCAGGTCGATCGCGAACACACGGTACTTCTTGGCCAGCGTTTCGAAGTTGGGGTGGTAGTTGCTCCAACCGGAGGCGCCGGGGCCGCCGCCGTGCACCAGCACCAGCGGATGCCCTTCACCAGCTTCGTGATAGTGGATGTCCCAGTTCTTGGTACGGATGCGCTTGCTGGTGTTCTGCTCGGTCAGGGTGGACATGTCTC is a window from the Caldimonas thermodepolymerans genome containing:
- a CDS encoding IclR family transcriptional regulator, with amino-acid sequence MSPLPKATTRTHRALAVLSLFTTHGPQLRAARIAELLDVSLATAYRCLSDLTAVGLVEDAGGGDYVPGPAIVELDRQIRLHDPLIAAAREPMATLAERTGGTVLLCRLHGLKVMCVHQHPGRLGPSSVSYERGRAMPLLQGATSKAILAHLDDASVRELIEHDPAAFRRAGLEPELEAVRQRLSQWRRQPVLRTAREVDPDAMGWAVPLIVNERVIGSLSVVLSRAAEPTSDDELVEQLDALAHHIEARYAPHP
- a CDS encoding VOC family protein → MIQSLAYFGVKSPAYKEWETFGPEVLGAEFVGNGPDGAVRLRIDDVAYRLVIHPGTHDGVAYIGWSMKDEAAARALADRVAATGIQIERATAEQAAERSVEGFYAFRDPVGFRHELAWGLMHATAPFRPGRALTGFRTGDQGLGHVVLGVPELEAARRFYMDVMGFHQSDTVQEGPIKAHFFHVNGRHHSLAIAQPPIKKPAFLHLMLEVNALDDVGFAYDLCHERGVPITRTLGRHANDHVVSFYMHTPSNFRIEYGWGGMTVDQDLWVPRHYDSATLWGHVNQHRELSPFLYVYDDNDNGAAA
- a CDS encoding flavin reductase gives rise to the protein MDNATAPRAIDPNRFREVLGSYPTGVAVVTAMDAQGAPIGMVVGTFTSVSLEPPLVAFLPMKSSRTFDLMRKSPSFCINVLAADQEPICRKLAAPGENKFASIPWHASPAGNPVIDGVVSWIDCTYDNIIEAGDHYIVLGAVLDMNLERNTTPLLFFQRGYGGFSTGPLVAAAERDTLQAVGLAEAAREEIETLAARLSAECALLASTGRDSVYVAVANYSLNRRGSSRLGFHVPIVPPMGALFVGQPGSPDDETWLSRLGRCDESVREAARERLARVRERGWSICLCNGHEKADLEEGIELYTNPHRTPEQERRLLALVQATSALHEPAEILDDQRYDVLHISAPVHDADGQVALVVRLSELPRGMDGRLIRDCAKRLQETAAAIGRRITPLRRKAAGG
- a CDS encoding alpha/beta fold hydrolase; amino-acid sequence: MSTLTEQNTSKRIRTKNWDIHYHEAGEGHPLVLVHGGGPGASGWSNYHPNFETLAKKYRVFAIDLPGWGKSQSVTYDKRNNSGVLAEFLDELGIKRAAVVGNSMGGSSCIRLAYERPDLVSHLITMGSSCGVPSFLEPLGLSEGVKALEAAYFEPGPETMRRFISVMAYDQSIVTDEFVKERVAALLARPDHIEGWKSGHGKPMVPIDQTKLPTIKCPTLLMHGRDDRTVPFTAAAHLARAIPNSRMLVISKCGHWVQLEHSDEFNRSVDAFIQGNPNP
- a CDS encoding bifunctional 3-(3-hydroxy-phenyl)propionate/3-hydroxycinnamic acid hydroxylase, encoding MSNSSSTLRADVLIVGAGPVGLTLANLLGTYGVRTVIIERHDATVHEPRAVSIDDESLRTMQAAGLVDDVVKDVVMGYGVRYFSWRGNPFAAIQPTRQEYGYPKRNAFRQPLLEATLAQGTRRFGHVSLLFRHELLSFEQSATGVTAQVRHDGGELTIEAPWMVACDGGRSPVREMLGIPLEGETYPERWLIVDLAQRTVPLRHTSTFCDPRRPAIRLPGPHGTLRYEFMLRPGDRDEEVLDEKNFRAWIANREPQDTELPLVRKVIYTFHARVAQRWREGRVFLAGDAAHLTPPFAGQGLNSGIRDATNLSWKLAAVVRGQAPESILDTYESERRPHASALIRMALRIGHFMQPKSVFGAAVSQAALRVACLLPPVRDYILQLKFKPKPVLERGWYQPSPVAPKAELLTQPRVELPDGRHVLMDTVLGGDYAVLGWDSPAFRAAAARLLPPGAPGRVVGVLRQELDFIGTLPQDMALVRDVTGELAQWLDARGAVAVVIRPDRYWYALVAPQALGASQAQSLPLPVQARAA
- a CDS encoding LysR family transcriptional regulator, with the protein product MDIAQLRNFVAVAEAGSYIRAADLLDVPQPTLSRQIRALEVELRASLFHRHGRGVLPTEAGKKFLEYARSVLHTVDQGIAAIRDTESMLTGRLGIGLTPSMGRLIVPTLMPRMVERFPRAQISVVEGLSGLLYERVLLGQLDFALVLNPLHSSSLRVVPLVADPLCLIGPEPVGSAESEVSLEDVTRLPLILPHGNQWVRPMLEAAATRLGLNLNIVLEIDSTPAVMELVAQGIGYSIMPNSLRKISRLPPMAWQKISGTNLDVVLSLISPVRVLPSALVTEAAQLVRDTLTEVLGAD
- a CDS encoding hydroxylase, giving the protein MSSVLEFIKANAERIKAEVEPSDKLGRVSDAAAKILLESGVVRMLQPKQYGGFESDPCDFLKVVMETTALAPSIGWVAGVVGIHPFEFGQGDPRMQEEVWGKDHDTWTSSPYAFFGRAKRVEGGYILNGRWPFSSGSDHCTWAVLGVLAEDENGPKDAFTRKFHFILPRSDYEILQDSWQVMGLQGTGSKDILVKDAFVPDYRTIDVDKLNNQEYASANRPGIPLYQVPFDLIFPGAIAAATVGIADGLVRHFADYAASRTTRGLKSTNNPYQMAALGAAIADIEASKEAVLAGVREAFEIAKRGEKVDISVQRRARVRQVRAVRRAAEIGFQVFRHAGGNASRLSSPIQRQWRDLSVALGHACNQDDMVYAAYAGTLYDLPVAPGVII